In Pseudomonas sp. GCEP-101, one DNA window encodes the following:
- a CDS encoding efflux RND transporter periplasmic adaptor subunit: MPRRKPYLLLPLCLMLLQPALADDAPGGLPPLPDNQDPGAIRVLLVSNLETTLSAQMNGTLGALKASLGDKVAKDAELAQLNCVEVNARAKVAAAELNMARTNLAAKQNLRKLDAVGDLEVAMANTEVQKADGALTLARAQAGYCLVDAPFSGRIAKVYVKPYQTVTAGTPLFDLVSDGALKVRLNVPSSMLPSLRPDMPLEVDIHETGKHYPAKVSVINARVDAVAQTVELEAKLDASYPELIAGMSGVARFPESHE, encoded by the coding sequence ATGCCGCGCCGTAAGCCGTACCTGCTCCTCCCGTTGTGCCTGATGTTGCTCCAGCCGGCACTCGCCGATGACGCCCCCGGCGGCCTGCCGCCCTTGCCCGACAACCAGGACCCGGGCGCCATCCGCGTGCTGCTGGTGTCCAACCTGGAAACCACCCTCTCCGCGCAGATGAACGGCACCCTGGGTGCGCTCAAGGCGAGCCTGGGCGACAAGGTCGCCAAGGACGCCGAACTGGCCCAGCTCAACTGCGTGGAAGTGAACGCCCGCGCCAAGGTCGCCGCCGCCGAGCTGAACATGGCCCGCACCAACCTGGCCGCCAAGCAGAACCTGCGCAAGCTCGACGCCGTGGGCGACCTGGAAGTCGCCATGGCCAACACCGAGGTGCAGAAGGCCGACGGCGCCCTCACCCTGGCCCGCGCCCAGGCCGGCTACTGCCTGGTCGATGCGCCGTTTTCCGGGCGCATCGCCAAGGTCTACGTCAAGCCGTACCAGACGGTGACTGCCGGCACGCCGCTGTTCGACCTGGTCAGCGACGGCGCCTTGAAGGTCCGCCTCAACGTGCCCTCCTCCATGCTGCCCAGCCTGCGCCCGGACATGCCGCTGGAGGTGGACATCCACGAAACCGGCAAGCACTACCCGGCCAAGGTCAGCGTGATCAACGCGCGGGTCGATGCCGTGGCGCAGACCGTGGAACTGGAGGCGAAGCTGGACGCCAGCTACCCCGAACTGATCGCCGGCATGAGCGGGGTCGCGCGCTTCCCCGAAAGCCATGAGTGA
- a CDS encoding TauD/TfdA dioxygenase family protein: protein MSNAAQAIKQDLVNLDIHPVAGRIGAEIRGVTLSGELDAATVDAIQAALVKHKVIFFRGQTQLDDQGQEAFAHLLGKPVAHPTVPVQDGTHYLLELDGAQGRRANSWHTDVTFVEAYPKASILRNVVAPEAGGDTVWANTATAYDDLSPELKALADSLWAVHSNEYDYASVRPNVDPARLEEYRKIFTSTVYETEHPVVRVHPVSGERTLLLGHFVKRLKGLSQHDSAHLFAVLQGHVTRLENTVRWRWQPGDVAIWDNRATQHYAVDDYGIQPRIVRRVTLEGDVPVGIDGQRSRTIKKV from the coding sequence ATGAGCAACGCAGCACAGGCTATCAAGCAAGACCTCGTCAATCTGGACATCCACCCGGTCGCCGGGCGCATCGGCGCGGAGATCCGTGGCGTGACGCTCTCCGGCGAGCTGGACGCTGCCACCGTCGACGCCATCCAGGCGGCGCTGGTCAAGCACAAGGTGATCTTCTTCCGCGGCCAGACGCAGCTGGACGACCAGGGCCAGGAGGCCTTCGCCCACCTGCTCGGCAAGCCGGTGGCGCACCCCACCGTGCCGGTGCAGGACGGCACCCACTACCTGCTGGAGCTGGACGGTGCCCAGGGCCGCCGCGCCAATTCCTGGCACACCGACGTGACCTTCGTCGAGGCTTACCCCAAGGCTTCGATCCTGCGCAACGTGGTCGCTCCCGAGGCCGGCGGCGACACCGTATGGGCCAACACCGCCACGGCTTACGACGACCTGTCGCCGGAACTCAAGGCGCTGGCCGACTCGCTGTGGGCGGTGCACAGCAACGAGTACGACTACGCCAGCGTGCGCCCGAACGTCGACCCGGCGCGCCTGGAGGAGTACCGCAAGATTTTCACCTCTACCGTCTACGAAACCGAACACCCGGTGGTGCGCGTGCACCCGGTCAGTGGCGAGCGGACCCTGCTGCTGGGGCATTTCGTCAAGCGCCTGAAGGGCCTCTCGCAGCATGACTCGGCGCACCTGTTCGCGGTGCTGCAGGGCCACGTCACCCGCCTGGAGAACACCGTGCGCTGGCGCTGGCAGCCGGGCGACGTGGCCATCTGGGACAACCGCGCGACCCAGCACTACGCCGTGGACGACTACGGCATCCAGCCGCGCATCGTGCGCCGCGTGACCCTCGAAGGCGATGTGCCGGTGGGTATCGACGGGCAGCGCAGCCGGACGATCAAGAAGGTTTGA
- a CDS encoding HlyD family efflux transporter periplasmic adaptor subunit gives MDIAAEDLPTPPLRDDLRLDEAAPGPDGEPVWVIQDSVLNRFYRIGWLEFECLLRWEQTPRQISEQIAEQTALKPDAEQVLGFRQFLENHQLLRPGPEALARLAARSQGRQWTTWNWWLHHYLFFRIPLVRPQRFLRAIAGSLDWLFNRYVAMLVLLLSLAGIVLVAHQWDTFTHDVVESFSLEGLLSFAAALLVAKTLHELGHALVATRLGLKVAHMGIAFVVMWPMLYTDTGESWKLRSNRQRLAIASAGIITELGLAGLSTLGWALADPGPLRNALLYLATTSWALSLALNASPFMRFDGYFIVSDLLDFPNLHERAGALARITLRRTLLGLDEPWPEHFPTGKRRLLVAFAFGTWVYRLLLFLGIAVAVYYFFFKLLGIFLFAVEISWFIVQPVWRELKVWWQRRAHVKPRRKWVFLALLGALVLLLAIPWRTQVHAIGVARAAQQLHVYAPFPALLRDLRPGGEVSQGETLAVMEEPDIAAKVVGSEASIRGYQGRLAGMLADPSGLSEDAVTRQRLGVEYQQARAARKEMARLNLQAPFAGRWLDVNPDWKPGQWINTREPIGVLVDPRHWLVDAYVKQDEVQRLTDGGQVRFYPEGVPRPIDGQVVLIGTTRISQLEHPMLASRYGGPLNVNPQGEALVPNPALFHVLVRLDGAPPGLHETRGHLQIEGARRSWLGEGFTRLLAVALRESGF, from the coding sequence ATGGACATCGCCGCCGAAGACCTGCCCACCCCGCCGCTGCGCGACGACCTGCGCCTGGACGAAGCCGCGCCCGGCCCGGACGGCGAGCCGGTGTGGGTGATCCAGGACAGCGTGCTCAACCGCTTCTACCGCATTGGCTGGCTGGAGTTCGAATGCCTGCTGCGCTGGGAGCAGACGCCACGGCAGATCAGCGAGCAGATCGCCGAACAGACCGCGCTCAAGCCCGACGCCGAACAGGTCCTGGGCTTTCGCCAGTTCCTGGAGAACCACCAGCTGCTGCGCCCCGGCCCGGAAGCCCTGGCGCGCCTGGCCGCGCGCAGCCAGGGCAGGCAATGGACGACCTGGAACTGGTGGCTGCACCACTACCTGTTCTTCCGTATTCCGCTGGTCCGCCCGCAGCGCTTCCTGCGCGCCATTGCCGGCAGCCTCGACTGGCTGTTCAACCGCTACGTGGCGATGCTGGTGCTGCTGCTCAGCCTCGCCGGCATCGTCCTGGTGGCGCACCAGTGGGACACCTTCACCCATGACGTGGTGGAATCCTTCTCTCTCGAGGGCCTGCTCAGCTTCGCCGCCGCGCTGCTGGTGGCCAAGACACTGCACGAGCTGGGGCATGCGCTGGTAGCGACGCGGCTGGGCTTGAAGGTCGCGCACATGGGCATCGCCTTCGTGGTGATGTGGCCGATGCTCTACACCGACACCGGCGAAAGCTGGAAGCTGCGCAGCAACCGCCAGCGCCTGGCGATCGCCAGCGCAGGAATCATTACCGAACTGGGCCTGGCCGGGCTGTCGACCCTCGGCTGGGCACTGGCCGACCCCGGCCCGCTGCGCAACGCCCTGCTGTACCTGGCCACCACCAGCTGGGCGCTGTCGCTGGCACTGAACGCCAGCCCCTTCATGCGCTTCGACGGCTACTTCATCGTCTCCGACCTGCTGGACTTCCCCAACCTGCACGAGCGCGCCGGCGCCCTCGCCCGCATCACCCTGCGGCGCACCCTGCTGGGCCTCGACGAGCCCTGGCCGGAGCACTTCCCCACCGGCAAGCGCCGGCTGCTGGTGGCCTTCGCCTTCGGCACCTGGGTGTACCGGCTGCTGCTGTTCCTCGGCATCGCCGTGGCGGTCTATTACTTCTTCTTCAAACTACTGGGGATCTTCCTGTTCGCCGTGGAAATCAGCTGGTTCATCGTTCAGCCCGTGTGGCGCGAACTCAAGGTCTGGTGGCAGCGCCGCGCGCACGTGAAGCCGCGACGCAAGTGGGTGTTCCTCGCGCTGCTCGGCGCCCTCGTCCTGCTGCTCGCCATCCCCTGGCGCACCCAGGTACACGCCATCGGCGTGGCCCGCGCGGCGCAGCAACTGCACGTCTACGCGCCCTTCCCCGCGCTGCTGCGCGACCTGCGGCCCGGCGGCGAAGTCAGCCAGGGCGAGACGCTGGCGGTGATGGAAGAGCCGGACATCGCCGCCAAGGTGGTCGGCAGCGAGGCGAGCATCCGCGGTTACCAGGGCCGCCTGGCCGGCATGCTGGCCGACCCGTCGGGCCTTTCCGAAGACGCTGTCACCCGCCAGCGCCTGGGCGTGGAGTACCAGCAGGCCCGCGCCGCCCGCAAGGAAATGGCGCGTCTCAACCTGCAGGCACCCTTCGCCGGCCGCTGGCTGGACGTGAACCCGGACTGGAAGCCCGGCCAGTGGATCAACACCCGCGAGCCCATCGGCGTGCTGGTGGACCCTCGACACTGGCTGGTGGACGCGTACGTCAAGCAGGACGAAGTGCAGCGCCTCACCGACGGCGGCCAGGTGCGTTTCTACCCCGAGGGCGTGCCGCGCCCCATCGATGGCCAGGTGGTACTGATCGGCACCACCCGCATCAGCCAGCTGGAGCACCCGATGCTCGCCTCGCGCTACGGCGGCCCGCTGAACGTCAACCCGCAGGGCGAGGCCCTGGTCCCCAACCCGGCGCTGTTTCATGTCCTGGTCCGACTCGACGGCGCCCCACCGGGCCTGCACGAAACCCGCGGCCACCTGCAGATCGAAGGCGCACGGCGCAGCTGGCTGGGCGAAGGATTCACGCGACTGCTGGCAGTGGCATTGCGGGAGAGCGGGTTCTAG
- a CDS encoding TonB-dependent receptor, whose product MTFRHSPFPFKLHRLRYAIVLLALGGALPVFAEEAEDGGNSSDTSTPVSAAPAKADATLGKVTVTARRREEDSQKVPTPITVVGGETLETQRVYKVQDLQQILPSVNVAFIHARQSSIAVRGIGNNPASDGLEGSAGVYLDNVYLGRPGMAVFDLLDIEQLELLRGPQGTLFGKNTTAGVLNITTRAPTFTPERSVEVSGGQDGYFQGKGTVSGALTDTLAGRVSAYRTRDDGYIKNIHDDNYLNGGERQGIRGQLLFKPNEDFDLRWINDYNEEDSSNGSMVVYGAADRFWQRAAAVGASPIRDPDRHKVNINSRQHVSVHQGGSSVEANWNLNGGYKLTSISAYRYWHFTPANDEQLNVSAINNTGVEVHDRQFSQEIRLASPTGGFFDYVLGAYAFNQNLGNKTFTDYGPLADRYLLGTNLNALNNTYSKANGKINTDSFALFAQGTWHLTDKLDFTAGLRGTYEEKDAKVERFSPVGGAPVTGVGAVVRRNQLGAYDSGDLSLYSFAPSALLSLSYQFTDDLLGYASLSHGEKSGGVNLAVASAPTAGADSLLVGPERANDAELGIKTTLFDNRLQLNTNIFWTGIHGYQATTLYQPPGSTQLVSVLSNAGSVRSRGLEFEATALPIRGLTLNFNGSYNDVTYLSFKDAPCPAEVSTQPNAPATCDLTGQRVVGASKWIANLNGEYAWNLDDGIRPYVTGSYSYRSEAEGTLDNSDLSKIDGYGLANFSVGLRKDIGDGQLDASVWLKNAFDKDYYLAAFASINGSYTASVGQPRTLGASVRYDF is encoded by the coding sequence ATGACTTTTAGACATTCGCCCTTCCCCTTCAAACTTCACCGGCTGCGCTACGCCATCGTCCTGCTGGCCCTGGGCGGCGCGCTGCCGGTATTCGCCGAGGAAGCCGAGGACGGCGGTAACAGCAGTGACACCAGCACGCCGGTCAGCGCTGCGCCGGCCAAGGCCGACGCTACCCTGGGCAAGGTCACCGTGACCGCCCGCCGCCGCGAGGAAGACTCGCAGAAAGTACCCACGCCGATCACCGTGGTCGGCGGCGAAACCCTGGAAACCCAGCGCGTCTACAAGGTGCAGGACCTGCAGCAGATCCTGCCCAGCGTGAACGTCGCCTTCATCCATGCGCGGCAGTCGAGCATCGCGGTGCGCGGCATCGGCAACAACCCGGCCAGCGACGGCCTGGAAGGCAGCGCCGGGGTCTACCTGGACAACGTCTACCTCGGCCGTCCCGGCATGGCGGTGTTCGACCTGCTGGACATCGAGCAGCTGGAACTGCTGCGCGGCCCGCAGGGCACGCTGTTCGGCAAGAACACCACCGCCGGCGTGCTGAACATCACCACCCGCGCGCCCACCTTCACCCCCGAGCGCAGCGTGGAAGTCTCCGGCGGGCAGGACGGCTACTTCCAGGGCAAGGGCACCGTTTCCGGCGCGCTGACCGACACCCTGGCCGGGCGCGTGTCGGCCTACCGCACCCGCGACGATGGCTACATCAAGAACATCCACGACGACAACTACCTCAACGGCGGCGAGCGCCAGGGCATCCGCGGGCAACTGCTGTTCAAGCCCAACGAGGACTTCGACCTGCGCTGGATCAACGACTACAACGAGGAGGATTCCAGCAACGGCAGCATGGTGGTGTACGGCGCCGCCGACCGCTTCTGGCAGCGCGCCGCCGCGGTGGGCGCCTCGCCGATCCGCGATCCGGACCGGCACAAGGTCAACATCAACAGCCGCCAGCATGTCAGCGTGCACCAGGGCGGCAGCTCGGTGGAGGCCAACTGGAACCTCAACGGCGGCTACAAGCTGACCTCCATCAGCGCCTATCGCTACTGGCACTTCACCCCGGCCAACGACGAGCAGCTCAACGTCTCGGCGATCAACAACACCGGCGTGGAAGTCCACGACCGCCAGTTCTCCCAGGAAATCCGCCTGGCCTCGCCCACCGGCGGCTTCTTCGACTATGTGCTGGGCGCCTACGCGTTCAACCAGAACCTGGGCAACAAAACCTTCACCGACTACGGCCCGCTCGCCGACCGCTACCTGCTGGGCACCAACCTGAATGCGCTGAACAACACCTATTCGAAAGCCAACGGCAAGATCAACACCGACAGCTTCGCGCTGTTCGCCCAGGGCACCTGGCACCTCACCGACAAGCTGGACTTCACCGCCGGCCTGCGCGGCACCTACGAGGAGAAGGACGCCAAGGTCGAGCGCTTCTCGCCGGTGGGCGGCGCGCCGGTGACCGGCGTCGGCGCGGTGGTGCGGCGCAACCAGCTGGGCGCCTACGACTCGGGTGACCTGAGCCTGTACAGCTTCGCCCCCTCGGCGCTGCTGAGCCTGAGCTACCAGTTCACCGACGACCTGCTGGGCTATGCCTCGCTGTCCCACGGCGAGAAATCCGGCGGCGTGAACCTGGCCGTGGCCAGCGCCCCGACCGCGGGCGCGGACTCGCTGCTGGTCGGCCCGGAGCGCGCCAACGACGCCGAACTGGGGATCAAGACCACCCTGTTCGACAACCGCCTGCAGCTCAACACCAACATTTTCTGGACCGGCATCCACGGCTACCAGGCGACCACCCTGTACCAGCCGCCGGGCTCGACCCAGCTGGTCTCGGTGCTCTCCAACGCCGGCAGTGTGCGCTCGCGCGGCCTGGAGTTCGAGGCGACCGCCCTGCCGATCCGCGGCCTGACGCTGAACTTCAACGGCTCCTACAACGACGTTACCTACCTGTCCTTCAAGGACGCCCCGTGCCCGGCGGAAGTCTCCACTCAACCCAATGCCCCGGCCACCTGCGACCTCACCGGCCAGCGCGTGGTCGGCGCCTCGAAGTGGATCGCCAACCTCAACGGCGAGTATGCCTGGAACCTCGACGACGGCATCCGCCCCTACGTGACCGGCAGCTACTCCTACCGCTCCGAGGCCGAAGGCACGCTGGACAACTCCGACCTCTCGAAGATCGACGGCTACGGCCTGGCGAACTTCTCCGTCGGCCTGCGCAAGGACATCGGCGACGGCCAGCTGGACGCCTCCGTCTGGCTGAAGAACGCCTTCGACAAGGACTACTACCTGGCCGCCTTCGCCAGCATCAACGGCTCCTACACCGCCTCGGTGGGGCAGCCGCGCACGCTGGGCGCCTCGGTTCGCTACGACTTCTGA
- a CDS encoding TolC family protein yields MPAYALKCLSATITVSVLLSACSAFEPKPYTEEEMRQRVIDDQARMYKEQEPVSGPITFYEASARALKYNLDYRLKLLESALASDLRDVTSHEMLPRVVASAGYAGRNNDSGGTSIGIEDRQVSLRPSTSEERYRQLYSLGLSWSLLDFGVAYYRTQQKNDQMLMAEERREKVAQNVLQDVRNAYWRALGAQRLLPEVDGLLLRTHRALTSAREAEGKGLLPRQDILAYQRALLDSVYMLTVRRQDLEFARAELAALMSLPPNTKMVLADVGEQPLPLVTNNVEQLERLSLERRPEIMEEWYRKRVDMNDLKIAKAQLWPNISFNYGYEYDSNKYLYNNDWNQTGINVSMNLLRLAQYPDIKAAEASQEKTDDMRRTALSMAILTQVRVGLLRYQLAKQEVEFADESLRVDQSLLSYAQSARGAALGSELELIRAEGRYLLSRYQREAAYSDAQAAWGRLYNSVGFEVMPKEIENHDVKTLAREIQRTLEQQTSTNLLASTSSGKEGTANAAP; encoded by the coding sequence ATGCCCGCCTACGCCCTGAAATGCCTGAGCGCCACCATCACCGTCAGCGTCCTCCTGAGCGCCTGCTCGGCGTTCGAGCCCAAGCCCTACACCGAGGAGGAAATGCGCCAGCGGGTGATCGACGACCAGGCGCGGATGTACAAGGAACAGGAACCGGTCAGCGGGCCGATCACCTTCTACGAAGCCTCGGCGCGGGCCCTGAAGTACAACCTGGACTACCGCCTGAAGCTGCTGGAAAGCGCGCTGGCCTCCGACCTGCGCGACGTCACCAGCCACGAGATGCTGCCGCGGGTGGTCGCCTCCGCCGGCTACGCCGGGCGCAACAACGATTCGGGCGGCACCTCCATCGGCATCGAGGACCGCCAGGTCAGCCTGCGCCCGTCCACCTCCGAAGAGCGCTACCGCCAGCTCTACAGCCTCGGCCTGTCCTGGAGCCTGCTGGACTTCGGCGTGGCCTACTACCGCACCCAGCAGAAGAACGACCAGATGCTGATGGCCGAGGAGCGCCGCGAGAAGGTCGCGCAGAACGTCCTGCAGGACGTGCGCAACGCCTACTGGCGCGCCCTGGGGGCCCAGCGCCTGCTACCGGAAGTCGACGGCCTGCTGCTACGCACCCACCGCGCCCTGACCTCCGCCCGCGAGGCCGAGGGCAAGGGCCTGCTGCCGCGCCAGGACATCCTCGCCTACCAGCGCGCCCTGCTCGACTCGGTGTACATGCTCACCGTGCGCCGCCAGGACCTGGAGTTCGCCCGCGCCGAACTGGCGGCACTGATGTCGCTGCCGCCCAACACCAAGATGGTCCTGGCCGACGTCGGCGAGCAGCCGCTGCCGCTGGTGACCAACAACGTCGAACAGCTCGAACGCCTGTCGCTGGAACGCCGCCCGGAAATCATGGAGGAGTGGTACAGGAAGCGCGTCGACATGAACGACCTGAAGATCGCCAAGGCCCAGCTGTGGCCCAACATCAGCTTCAACTACGGCTACGAGTACGACTCCAACAAGTACCTGTACAACAACGACTGGAACCAGACCGGCATCAACGTCTCGATGAACCTGCTGCGCCTGGCCCAGTACCCGGACATTAAGGCCGCCGAGGCCAGCCAGGAGAAGACCGACGACATGCGCCGCACGGCGCTGTCCATGGCCATCCTCACCCAGGTCCGGGTCGGCCTGCTGCGCTACCAGCTGGCGAAGCAGGAAGTGGAGTTCGCCGACGAAAGCCTGCGCGTCGATCAGAGCCTGCTCAGCTACGCCCAGTCCGCCCGTGGCGCCGCCCTGGGCAGCGAGCTGGAGCTGATCCGCGCCGAGGGCCGCTACCTGCTCTCGCGCTACCAGCGCGAAGCCGCCTACTCCGACGCCCAGGCCGCCTGGGGCCGGCTGTACAACTCGGTGGGCTTCGAGGTGATGCCCAAGGAGATCGAGAACCACGACGTGAAGACCCTCGCGCGGGAAATCCAGCGCACCCTGGAACAGCAGACCAGCACCAACCTGCTCGCCAGTACCTCCAGTGGCAAAGAAGGAACCGCCAATGCCGCGCCGTAA
- a CDS encoding efflux RND transporter periplasmic adaptor subunit, with amino-acid sequence MSELLPPPQLLLSLANVRDKALGADTLGALAFSIANDLFPLLRFHQALVFACHDSRNELLAVSGLAKPTEDSPYLVWLERASRWVAAQLPDATPTWLARDAIEPPTDIAEGWSEWWPAGLWCVPLHDRAGKRLGLVLFLLDEPPARNLQPLLLGIWQTWAHAWAAFGPRPRLRFWRPSRRQVLVGVIALAALLLIPVRQTALAPAEVVSRNAQVISSPIDGVIVKMLVRPNQSVEVGTPLFELDETTLRSRADVLAKEVAVADAELMAASQRAFDNPQSKSELTVLDGRARQRRAELAAVQAQLARTRVLAPRAGVAVYSDPNDWLGKPVVTGERILQIADPTAPGMRIQLPVADAIALDPGAPVALFLTAYPLDPLHGEILDTSYQAKPSDEGVASYRLLASVEDAPPHARLGLHGTAKLYGERVVLGYYLLRRPLASLRAWTGW; translated from the coding sequence ATGAGTGAGCTGCTGCCGCCCCCCCAGCTGCTGCTGAGCCTGGCCAATGTGCGCGACAAGGCGCTGGGCGCCGACACCCTCGGCGCCCTGGCCTTCAGCATCGCCAACGACCTGTTCCCGCTGCTGCGCTTCCACCAGGCGCTGGTGTTCGCCTGCCACGACTCGCGCAACGAGCTGCTGGCGGTGTCCGGGCTGGCAAAGCCGACGGAGGACTCGCCCTATCTGGTCTGGCTGGAGCGCGCCAGCCGCTGGGTCGCCGCGCAACTGCCCGACGCCACGCCCACCTGGCTGGCCCGCGACGCCATCGAGCCGCCGACGGACATCGCCGAGGGCTGGAGCGAGTGGTGGCCGGCCGGCCTCTGGTGCGTGCCGCTGCACGACCGCGCCGGCAAGCGCCTGGGGCTGGTGCTGTTCCTCCTCGACGAGCCGCCGGCGCGCAACCTGCAACCGCTGCTGCTAGGTATCTGGCAGACCTGGGCCCACGCCTGGGCGGCGTTCGGCCCGCGCCCGCGCCTGCGCTTCTGGCGGCCGAGCAGGCGCCAGGTGCTGGTCGGGGTGATCGCGCTGGCGGCGCTGCTGCTGATCCCGGTACGGCAGACCGCCCTGGCGCCAGCGGAAGTCGTCTCGCGCAATGCCCAGGTGATCAGCTCGCCCATCGACGGGGTCATAGTGAAAATGCTGGTGCGCCCGAACCAGAGCGTCGAGGTCGGCACACCGCTCTTCGAGCTGGACGAAACCACCCTGCGCAGCCGCGCCGACGTGCTGGCCAAGGAAGTCGCCGTGGCCGACGCCGAACTCATGGCCGCCAGCCAGCGTGCCTTCGACAATCCGCAGAGCAAGAGCGAACTCACCGTGCTAGACGGCCGCGCCCGCCAGCGCCGCGCCGAGCTGGCCGCCGTGCAGGCGCAACTGGCGCGCACCCGCGTGCTCGCGCCGCGCGCTGGCGTCGCCGTGTACAGCGACCCCAACGACTGGCTGGGCAAGCCGGTGGTGACCGGCGAGCGCATCCTGCAGATCGCCGACCCGACGGCACCGGGCATGCGCATCCAGCTGCCGGTGGCCGACGCCATCGCCCTGGACCCTGGGGCGCCGGTGGCGCTGTTCCTCACCGCCTACCCGCTCGACCCGCTGCACGGGGAGATCCTCGACACCAGCTACCAGGCCAAGCCCAGCGACGAAGGCGTGGCCTCCTACCGCCTGCTGGCCAGCGTGGAGGACGCCCCGCCCCATGCGCGCCTGGGCCTGCACGGCACCGCCAAGCTGTACGGCGAGCGCGTGGTGCTCGGCTACTACCTGCTGCGCCGGCCGCTGGCGTCGCTGCGTGCCTGGACCGGCTGGTGA
- a CDS encoding TauD/TfdA dioxygenase family protein, translated as MTQSALQQSTPEPFAIVPLDAPLGAEVRGLDAREPLTPEQILAIKQAHREHHILIFKDQQLDDQQYLRFATLFGAVFQPPADVPVLSSGADGKAPDIVKVANTEDGELGNFALPAHVDHQWTPVPSSGSFLYALEVPKTGGETQFTNLARAYETLDEATRAEIDPLRLINYNPFIRLKSGGYNGTFVRYRTPDIEPIQGTEHPLVRTHPESGKRVLFLSVHTEVEIPGADPQQGAALVEKLREHLQKPELTYSHKWSVGDIVWWDNQAVLHGRNAFPASEKRRLKRISLSGSRPF; from the coding sequence ATGACCCAATCCGCCCTCCAGCAATCCACCCCCGAACCCTTCGCCATCGTCCCCCTCGACGCCCCGCTGGGCGCCGAAGTCCGCGGTCTGGACGCCCGCGAGCCGCTGACGCCGGAACAGATCCTGGCGATCAAGCAGGCCCACCGCGAGCACCACATCCTGATCTTCAAGGACCAGCAACTGGACGATCAGCAATACCTGCGCTTCGCCACCCTGTTCGGCGCGGTGTTCCAGCCGCCAGCGGACGTGCCGGTGCTGTCCTCCGGCGCCGATGGTAAGGCGCCGGACATCGTCAAGGTAGCCAACACCGAGGACGGCGAACTGGGCAACTTCGCCCTGCCGGCCCACGTCGACCACCAGTGGACGCCGGTGCCCTCCTCCGGCTCCTTCCTCTATGCGCTGGAGGTGCCGAAAACCGGTGGCGAAACCCAGTTCACCAACCTCGCCCGCGCTTACGAAACCCTGGACGAGGCGACCCGCGCCGAGATCGATCCGCTCAGGCTGATCAACTACAACCCGTTCATTCGCCTGAAGAGCGGCGGCTACAACGGCACCTTCGTGCGCTACCGCACCCCGGACATCGAGCCCATCCAGGGCACCGAGCACCCGCTGGTGCGCACCCACCCCGAGAGCGGCAAGCGCGTGCTGTTCCTCTCCGTGCACACCGAGGTGGAAATCCCCGGCGCCGACCCGCAACAGGGCGCCGCGCTGGTGGAAAAGCTGCGCGAACACCTGCAGAAGCCGGAGCTGACCTACAGCCACAAGTGGTCGGTGGGCGACATCGTCTGGTGGGACAACCAGGCGGTGCTGCATGGCCGCAATGCCTTCCCGGCGAGCGAGAAGCGCCGCCTGAAGCGCATCAGCCTGTCCGGCAGCCGGCCGTTCTGA
- a CDS encoding LysR family transcriptional regulator yields MDLRQLRYFIALNEHRSFVRAADAMGITQPAFSRSIQGLEQELGCRLVDRGSKDLRPTPEGQVVLQHALSLVQGANNLSHAVARLNKLDSGELRFGSGPAPAQKLVSDAVARFVQRYPRIHIQFGVDNWERLARSLSREEIEFFVADIRHFEADPNFQTRALKPRSGLFFCREGHPLLAKESLSTNDMFAYPLAATLIPPSARKMLANLSGKIDITTNVQCEDMASLVRIVGQTDAIGIAVEEALSEPMARGELVRLHFRNLPQNVDILQARCGIVTRSGDRLSAAARAMIELLVDLDAGVKSEVA; encoded by the coding sequence ATGGATTTGCGCCAACTCCGCTACTTCATTGCCCTCAACGAACACCGCAGCTTCGTTCGCGCCGCCGATGCCATGGGCATCACCCAGCCGGCGTTCAGCCGCAGCATCCAGGGCCTGGAGCAGGAACTGGGCTGCCGCCTGGTGGACCGCGGCAGCAAGGACCTGCGCCCCACCCCCGAGGGGCAGGTGGTGCTGCAGCACGCGCTGAGCCTGGTGCAGGGCGCCAACAACCTGAGCCATGCGGTGGCCCGGCTGAACAAGCTGGATTCGGGCGAGCTGCGCTTTGGCAGCGGCCCGGCGCCGGCGCAGAAGCTGGTGTCCGATGCGGTGGCGCGCTTCGTCCAGCGCTACCCGCGCATCCACATCCAGTTCGGCGTGGACAACTGGGAGCGCCTGGCGCGCAGCCTGAGCCGCGAGGAGATCGAGTTCTTCGTCGCCGACATCCGTCATTTCGAGGCCGACCCGAACTTCCAGACCCGCGCGCTGAAACCGCGCAGCGGCCTGTTCTTCTGCCGCGAGGGGCACCCGTTGCTGGCCAAGGAAAGCCTCTCCACCAACGACATGTTCGCCTACCCGCTGGCGGCCACGCTGATCCCGCCCAGCGCGCGGAAGATGCTCGCCAACCTCAGCGGCAAGATCGACATCACCACCAACGTGCAGTGCGAGGACATGGCCTCGCTGGTGCGCATCGTCGGCCAGACCGATGCCATCGGCATCGCCGTGGAAGAGGCGCTGAGCGAGCCGATGGCCCGCGGTGAACTGGTGCGCCTGCATTTTCGCAACCTGCCGCAGAACGTCGACATCCTCCAGGCTCGCTGCGGCATCGTCACCCGCAGCGGCGACCGCCTCTCGGCGGCGGCACGGGCGATGATCGAGCTGCTGGTGGACCTGGATGCGGGAGTGAAGAGCGAAGTGGCGTAG